One segment of Tindallia magadiensis DNA contains the following:
- a CDS encoding 2-oxoacid:ferredoxin oxidoreductase subunit beta: MELKDYSSGLNPTWCKGCGDFSVLRSLQTAVARLEIARENLAVVSGIGCSGRISGYMNAYSFHSVHGRSLPVAQGIKLSNSKLSVIAAGGDGDGFAIGTSHTIHAIRRNIDMTYIVMNNQVYGLTKGHVSPVSHQGFQTKMTPNGSVDMPIEPGMLALGAGISFYAQGFSAYQEELIEMIMQAIQHPGFSLVQVFSPCVTYNKVNTYQWFRDKLQRAEDLREGSISDHMTAADILTKSKGLCTGIIIQNKNKPSYHTLHNEKDESLVSQQPGISEKEFHQLTKAYMV; encoded by the coding sequence ATGGAACTTAAAGATTACAGTAGTGGACTTAATCCTACCTGGTGTAAGGGCTGTGGAGATTTCTCTGTGCTGAGATCGCTGCAAACAGCTGTAGCAAGACTTGAGATAGCAAGAGAAAACTTAGCGGTAGTTAGTGGGATTGGCTGTTCAGGAAGAATTTCTGGTTATATGAATGCCTATTCTTTTCATAGCGTACATGGGAGAAGTCTGCCGGTTGCACAGGGAATTAAGCTTTCTAATTCAAAATTATCGGTTATTGCCGCCGGGGGTGATGGTGACGGCTTTGCTATTGGCACCAGTCATACCATTCATGCAATCAGGAGAAATATAGATATGACCTATATTGTAATGAATAATCAAGTTTATGGGCTGACAAAAGGACATGTATCTCCGGTTAGTCATCAAGGATTTCAAACAAAAATGACCCCTAATGGTTCTGTTGATATGCCAATAGAACCAGGGATGTTAGCTCTAGGTGCTGGGATATCTTTTTATGCACAAGGCTTTTCCGCTTATCAGGAGGAATTGATTGAGATGATCATGCAAGCAATTCAACACCCTGGTTTTTCGTTGGTACAGGTGTTTAGTCCGTGTGTGACCTATAATAAAGTTAATACCTATCAATGGTTTCGTGATAAATTGCAAAGAGCAGAAGATCTTAGGGAGGGGAGTATCTCAGATCACATGACGGCGGCTGATATACTTACAAAAAGTAAAGGCTTATGCACTGGGATTATTATACAAAACAAAAATAAACCATCTTATCATACCCTTCACAATGAAAAAGACGAAAGTTTGGTTTCTCAGCAACCCGGTATATCAGAAAAAGAATTTCATCAGCTTACAAAAGCATATATGGTTTAG
- a CDS encoding sodium:calcium antiporter: MEYFLFFISAVIVVFAGTRLATYGDILATHTPLGYTLVGAVLIAAVTSLPEISSSISASLIGSPDLAFGNVLGSNGFNLVIIAIADIVQGPGSLLRMVRESHILSSIFGIILTVISMMGILIAPYHMFEFTIGWISSFSLIIMITYMMAMTMMVRYENKFTVITNTQQDSEKTVKNQDVVKSTILKFVFMAVFIVIAGIQLSINANIIAEKSGLGQTFVGTLLMAGATSLPELVATIAAIRIGAYDMAVGNVLGSNLLNMFIISISDMTYLKGSVFIDVSQEHLLTAATTILLSGIVVIGLFYRSKRSFMKMGWDSILILIGYMVMLYLLFQISVSF; the protein is encoded by the coding sequence ATGGAGTATTTTTTGTTTTTTATTAGTGCAGTAATAGTTGTGTTTGCAGGAACCAGATTAGCAACCTATGGCGATATTTTAGCAACACACACACCGCTAGGATATACACTAGTGGGAGCTGTTTTAATAGCGGCAGTTACAAGCCTTCCAGAAATATCCAGTAGTATATCAGCTTCGCTAATTGGTTCTCCAGACCTTGCTTTTGGAAATGTTTTAGGAAGCAATGGCTTTAATTTGGTGATTATTGCTATTGCAGATATAGTACAAGGCCCGGGAAGCTTATTGCGAATGGTGCGTGAAAGTCATATTCTTTCATCTATTTTTGGTATTATTCTTACGGTGATTAGTATGATGGGAATCCTTATTGCTCCTTATCATATGTTTGAGTTTACAATAGGCTGGATTAGCAGTTTTAGCCTTATTATTATGATTACATACATGATGGCAATGACAATGATGGTAAGATATGAAAATAAATTTACTGTTATTACAAATACTCAACAAGATTCTGAAAAAACGGTCAAGAACCAAGATGTAGTAAAGAGTACAATCCTTAAGTTTGTCTTTATGGCTGTTTTTATTGTCATAGCAGGCATACAACTATCGATTAATGCTAATATTATTGCTGAAAAATCGGGGTTAGGACAGACGTTTGTAGGAACTCTTTTAATGGCGGGTGCTACCTCTTTACCAGAATTAGTGGCTACTATAGCGGCGATTCGTATCGGTGCTTATGATATGGCGGTTGGAAATGTTTTAGGTAGTAACTTGCTTAATATGTTCATTATATCAATTTCAGATATGACCTACCTTAAAGGGTCTGTTTTTATCGATGTTAGTCAAGAACATTTGTTGACAGCTGCTACAACCATTTTATTAAGTGGAATAGTAGTGATCGGTTTGTTTTACCGCTCAAAAAGAAGTTTTATGAAGATGGGTTGGGATTCTATTTTAATATTAATAGGATATATGGTGATGCTGTATCTTTTGTTTCAAATTTCCGTATCATTTTGA
- a CDS encoding NAD(P)H-hydrate dehydratase encodes MKVLYSEQMNILDQKAVTEYKIPGLILMEHASLALEKEIVKQSQKRAVNKVIICCGIGNNGGDGLALARQLLKKKIEITVFLLGNPQQLKKDSQDNYIMISKQLDNMYCLKNNIQDEKNKMVERFQKELQTADLIVDALLGTGLDRSIEGIYDLFIHAINESLCTVLAVDIPSGVQGNTGKILSRAVQADSTVTFQLPKVGNVIYPGAYNNGKLMVADIGIPEKLIDKSEFAARISDADSVKKWVRRYRKDDHKGCSGTVLIIAGVKGMTGATVLAAKSAMKSGAGLVRIACEESLVQLFEQLIHETTTIGYPIDKDGHLLKCAKTILQSQIDLADVVVIGPGWGSSKSRRTQLEFLLQNCQKPLILDADALNILSDNMELFAYNNKHWVLTPHPGEMARLTGLSVEEVNQNRLDVAKNFAEKWNTTLVLKGANTIIVNEKQETWINTTGNPGMAAGGSGDVLAGIIASLCCRTETVLQSAVAGAFLHGLTGDLVADEKGKFGMTSGDLIEYLPNIMKKIIE; translated from the coding sequence ATGAAAGTGCTATATAGTGAGCAAATGAACATACTTGATCAAAAGGCTGTAACTGAGTATAAGATTCCAGGATTGATATTAATGGAACATGCAAGTTTAGCTCTCGAAAAAGAAATAGTAAAACAATCGCAAAAGAGAGCCGTGAATAAGGTGATCATTTGTTGTGGAATTGGAAATAACGGAGGAGATGGCTTAGCACTTGCAAGACAGTTGTTAAAGAAAAAAATAGAGATTACCGTTTTTTTATTGGGTAATCCTCAACAATTAAAAAAAGATTCTCAAGATAATTACATAATGATAAGCAAACAATTGGATAACATGTATTGTTTGAAAAATAATATTCAAGATGAAAAGAATAAAATGGTGGAGAGATTTCAAAAGGAACTGCAAACAGCCGATTTAATAGTGGATGCATTGTTGGGGACAGGATTAGATAGGTCTATCGAAGGTATCTATGACCTATTTATCCATGCTATTAATGAGTCTCTGTGTACCGTGCTAGCCGTTGATATTCCATCGGGAGTACAGGGAAATACGGGCAAAATTTTATCCAGAGCAGTGCAAGCAGATAGTACAGTTACTTTTCAGTTACCCAAAGTAGGGAATGTTATATACCCAGGTGCTTATAACAATGGTAAACTTATGGTAGCTGATATCGGCATTCCAGAAAAACTTATTGATAAAAGTGAGTTTGCTGCTAGAATTTCGGATGCAGATTCAGTTAAAAAATGGGTGCGAAGGTATAGAAAAGATGATCATAAAGGGTGTAGCGGAACCGTATTAATCATTGCTGGTGTAAAGGGAATGACAGGTGCTACAGTGCTGGCTGCAAAATCGGCTATGAAAAGTGGTGCCGGATTGGTGAGAATAGCCTGCGAAGAGTCTTTGGTTCAATTGTTTGAACAATTGATTCATGAAACGACGACGATTGGTTATCCTATAGATAAAGACGGTCATTTACTGAAATGTGCAAAAACTATTTTACAAAGCCAAATAGATTTGGCAGACGTAGTGGTAATAGGACCCGGATGGGGTTCAAGTAAGAGCAGAAGGACACAACTTGAATTTTTGTTACAAAACTGTCAAAAACCCTTGATACTAGATGCGGATGCATTAAATATCCTGTCCGATAACATGGAGCTATTTGCGTACAATAATAAGCATTGGGTATTGACTCCACATCCTGGAGAAATGGCTCGATTGACTGGTTTGTCTGTAGAAGAAGTGAATCAAAACCGATTAGATGTTGCTAAGAATTTTGCTGAAAAATGGAATACCACTTTGGTGTTAAAAGGTGCCAATACAATAATAGTAAATGAAAAACAGGAAACTTGGATTAATACAACTGGTAATCCTGGGATGGCAGCAGGAGGAAGTGGCGATGTTTTAGCAGGAATAATAGCGTCTTTATGTTGTCGAACAGAGACTGTGTTACAGTCAGCTGTTGCAGGTGCGTTTTTACATGGGCTAACCGGTGACCTGGTGGCTGATGAAAAAGGAAAATTTGGCATGACATCCGGAGATTTAATCGAATATTTACCTAATATAATGAAAAAAATAATCGAGTGA
- a CDS encoding dihydroorotate dehydrogenase-like protein: MSTLQTEVYGIPIKSPVVVGACTLTTRPDKVKELENAGAGAVIVKSLFEEEIQLEKHQLNEQLERYNDLHAEMITHFPHLEHSGDAAHIQMVKKIKQEVSIPVIASLNAVTLNGWTSFAKDLEKAGVDGLELNFYSLPSQPNVTAEDIINDQIEVIKHVKNTVSIPVGIKLSPYYTHLTNVITDLDQAGADGFTLFNRFFQPDIDIMSETESVTFSFSDAQDDLLAIQWIALLSDRLDSPLTASNGILDYEEAVKAILVGSKSVQVVSALYKNGTDQITKINQGINKWMELKGYLSISDFCGKMSKSKLRDPWAYERVQYIEMLLKKSSFF, translated from the coding sequence GTGTCTACTCTACAAACTGAAGTTTATGGTATTCCCATTAAAAGTCCGGTAGTCGTTGGAGCATGCACATTAACAACAAGGCCAGATAAAGTTAAAGAACTTGAAAACGCAGGTGCTGGTGCCGTTATAGTAAAGTCGCTTTTTGAAGAAGAAATTCAACTTGAAAAGCATCAGCTAAATGAACAATTAGAAAGATATAATGATTTGCACGCCGAAATGATTACTCATTTTCCTCATCTCGAACATTCTGGCGATGCAGCACATATTCAAATGGTCAAAAAAATCAAACAAGAAGTTTCTATCCCTGTCATTGCAAGTCTTAACGCCGTTACATTGAATGGTTGGACTTCTTTTGCAAAGGATCTTGAAAAGGCTGGTGTTGATGGATTAGAGCTGAATTTTTATTCATTGCCATCACAACCAAATGTTACCGCTGAAGATATCATAAACGATCAAATTGAAGTTATTAAACATGTTAAAAATACTGTAAGTATACCTGTCGGCATTAAATTGAGTCCTTATTATACACATCTTACTAATGTCATTACAGACCTCGATCAGGCAGGTGCGGATGGCTTTACGCTGTTTAATCGTTTTTTTCAACCTGACATTGATATTATGAGCGAAACAGAATCTGTTACTTTTTCTTTCAGCGATGCTCAAGACGATTTATTAGCCATTCAATGGATCGCTCTTTTGAGCGATCGACTCGACTCTCCCCTTACAGCTAGTAATGGTATTCTTGACTATGAAGAAGCTGTGAAAGCAATTCTAGTAGGTTCTAAATCTGTTCAGGTGGTTAGCGCTCTTTATAAGAATGGAACTGATCAAATCACTAAAATCAATCAAGGGATTAATAAATGGATGGAATTAAAAGGATATCTCAGCATTAGTGATTTTTGTGGTAAAATGAGTAAGAGTAAGTTGCGGGATCCTTGGGCCTACGAAAGAGTTCAATACATCGAAATGCTCTTGAAAAAAAGCAGCTTTTTTTAG
- a CDS encoding 2-oxoacid:acceptor oxidoreductase subunit alpha, whose protein sequence is MEKNYTILIGGIQGEGVISTGINLMKALSKKGYYTLGERKFSSRIKGGNTHIIITISNEPVNCIESSFDLILAMDQESVSENAHRLHSKGMILYDQAIEIEVDIEETQQHIPLPISQIAKDQGKLFMKNTSAIGFLGKILGITYQELERTVVEAYGAKGEEILSRNLAVLHDSFENDACQKAAFFEANIPISGSENSKMIMIGNEGIALGAVMADCRFMAGYPITPASDVMENLSIFFQKTGGKIVQTEDEISAMAMSIGASYSGVRSMTATSGPGMTLMGEGLGLAGMTETPIVIVDAQRAGPSTGMPTKTEQSDISFLYYAGHGEFSSVILTPSSIEECYELTIYAFEIADYYQCPVVILTDLHLSLSPKTIDAIPYHNQIINRGKLAEKEKLKDFADGGFPRYQLTEDGISPRAFPGTFGGQHQVTGLEHNELGRPSDKPDNRIKMMKKRMHKTDALKENEEIIIEGAGRDVLFLAFGSVYGVIKEAGLRTDFSVDVARIRQIKPLPLKQLERIINNYKKVVIVEENFNGQLAQIIRQEIGQQEKIISITRYDGENFTLEEIIESMKRWC, encoded by the coding sequence TTGGAAAAAAACTACACCATTTTAATTGGAGGAATACAAGGTGAAGGCGTCATTAGCACTGGAATAAATCTGATGAAAGCGTTATCAAAAAAAGGTTATTATACTTTAGGAGAAAGAAAATTTTCTTCTAGAATTAAAGGTGGAAACACGCATATTATTATCACTATATCGAATGAACCGGTAAACTGCATAGAAAGTTCTTTTGATCTTATTCTAGCAATGGATCAAGAAAGTGTTTCTGAAAATGCACATCGCTTGCATTCAAAAGGAATGATACTATATGATCAAGCCATTGAGATAGAGGTGGATATAGAGGAAACTCAGCAACACATTCCTTTACCTATTTCACAAATTGCTAAAGATCAAGGAAAACTTTTTATGAAGAATACCAGTGCCATTGGATTCTTAGGTAAAATACTTGGTATTACATATCAAGAACTTGAAAGAACAGTGGTTGAAGCATATGGTGCAAAAGGAGAAGAAATACTTAGCAGGAATTTAGCTGTGCTACACGATTCTTTTGAAAATGATGCATGTCAAAAGGCGGCTTTTTTTGAAGCAAACATACCAATATCTGGATCGGAAAACTCAAAAATGATAATGATTGGAAATGAAGGAATTGCACTAGGAGCTGTCATGGCTGATTGTCGTTTTATGGCTGGATATCCAATTACACCAGCTTCAGATGTGATGGAAAATTTATCGATCTTTTTCCAAAAAACAGGAGGGAAAATTGTCCAGACAGAAGATGAAATTTCGGCTATGGCAATGTCTATAGGAGCATCCTATAGCGGGGTCAGAAGTATGACAGCTACTTCAGGACCGGGAATGACATTAATGGGTGAAGGTCTGGGGCTTGCAGGAATGACAGAAACACCCATTGTGATTGTTGATGCACAAAGAGCAGGGCCTAGTACCGGAATGCCAACAAAAACAGAGCAAAGTGATATATCCTTTCTTTATTATGCTGGTCATGGAGAATTTTCCTCCGTTATTCTGACACCATCATCAATTGAAGAATGTTATGAACTAACGATTTATGCCTTTGAGATAGCCGATTATTATCAGTGTCCAGTGGTTATTTTAACAGATTTGCATTTAAGTTTATCACCTAAAACCATTGATGCAATTCCTTATCATAACCAAATCATTAATAGAGGAAAATTAGCAGAAAAGGAAAAATTAAAAGATTTTGCAGATGGCGGATTTCCAAGATACCAACTAACGGAAGATGGTATTTCACCTCGTGCTTTTCCTGGTACCTTTGGTGGACAACATCAAGTTACAGGATTAGAACATAACGAGCTGGGACGTCCATCTGATAAACCGGATAATAGAATTAAAATGATGAAGAAACGAATGCATAAGACGGATGCTTTAAAGGAAAATGAAGAGATTATCATAGAGGGTGCAGGTAGAGATGTTTTATTTCTAGCTTTTGGATCGGTTTATGGAGTGATCAAGGAAGCAGGGCTGCGTACAGATTTTTCCGTAGATGTTGCAAGGATAAGACAAATTAAACCGTTACCACTGAAACAATTAGAAAGAATTATTAATAACTATAAAAAAGTGGTCATTGTCGAAGAAAATTTTAACGGACAATTGGCTCAAATCATTCGTCAAGAGATTGGTCAACAAGAAAAGATCATTAGCATAACGCGATATGATGGTGAGAACTTTACGCTCGAAGAGATTATTGAATCAATGAAAAGGTGGTGCTAG
- a CDS encoding FMN-binding protein translates to MSRNIKIFLVAIILVMIIYPFAKRGYEMHQYSRAVSQITLSGKDISEVEDGVYSGKYDAVLVKAMVTVHIADGEIQEIEYEHIHERGARGEQVIENVLEEQTLQVDTITGATDSSLVILKAIDKALFD, encoded by the coding sequence ATGAGCAGAAACATAAAGATATTTTTAGTAGCGATTATACTGGTCATGATCATATATCCATTTGCAAAAAGAGGATATGAAATGCACCAATATAGTCGGGCCGTTAGTCAAATCACCTTAAGTGGAAAAGATATTTCTGAAGTGGAAGATGGTGTTTATAGCGGAAAATACGATGCTGTTTTAGTCAAGGCAATGGTAACTGTACATATTGCAGATGGAGAAATACAGGAGATAGAATATGAACATATACATGAAAGAGGTGCCAGAGGTGAACAAGTGATAGAAAATGTGTTAGAAGAGCAGACTCTTCAAGTAGACACGATTACTGGTGCAACAGATAGCAGTCTTGTGATATTAAAAGCGATTGATAAAGCACTTTTTGACTAA
- a CDS encoding nitroreductase family protein: MLERLKERRSIRKYAERPIEKEKVENLLKAALLAPSSKKSQPWEFIVIDDKEILSELSRSKEKGAGFVKDAPMAILVMADPEKSDVWVEDTSIASTLIQLQAHSMGLGSCWVQVRNRKCNEEVTAEKFIKNLLSIPDKICVEALITVGYPDESKRSYEEDDLNWNIVFSNQYGIKK, from the coding sequence ATGTTAGAAAGATTAAAAGAAAGAAGAAGCATCCGAAAATATGCTGAAAGGCCAATAGAGAAGGAAAAAGTTGAAAATCTTCTAAAAGCAGCTCTTTTAGCACCATCCTCAAAAAAAAGTCAGCCTTGGGAGTTTATTGTCATTGATGATAAAGAAATACTTTCAGAACTCTCGCGGTCTAAAGAAAAAGGTGCAGGATTTGTTAAGGATGCTCCTATGGCTATTTTAGTAATGGCTGATCCTGAAAAAAGTGATGTATGGGTAGAAGACACCTCTATTGCTTCTACGCTCATTCAACTTCAAGCACACTCCATGGGTCTTGGGTCTTGTTGGGTACAGGTAAGGAATCGAAAATGCAATGAGGAAGTAACAGCAGAAAAATTTATTAAAAATCTTTTATCGATTCCAGATAAAATTTGTGTAGAAGCGTTAATCACAGTAGGGTATCCAGATGAATCAAAAAGATCTTACGAAGAAGATGATCTGAACTGGAATATTGTTTTCAGCAATCAATATGGCATCAAAAAGTAG
- a CDS encoding MFS transporter, whose amino-acid sequence MVSIKSQFRLLYTSIYFAIGALTSLLVLYLETIGFSGTQTGMIMAAGSLVLIFSQPFWGVVCDKTQKTLIVLRLTLIMAGLLAVVLAYIYQFYLFLIIYCLMHFFQGANAPISDTLAINASNKEGSNFGALRQYGAIGFAIAVFIVSNVSEYLGLNVIFFFYFFAYFIPAIFFRAKIEVTDRKFQMNLLTGLKALVKIPEFKYILTATFFIFGPIVANNNYFSLLFRHSGGSLAGVGIAFLLFAGSEAPFMKLSNQFVKKIGIENTLIAASFISMIRWFWYASGPSPEFMLGLFLLQGLSVGVYIVTAAQFVTNHSIPELRVTAMTIYSSAGIGLGGIFCQMMGGVLLDQYNVLTIYKFFGISSIIGLFCLYGIKNKKKACHPNLNKC is encoded by the coding sequence GTGGTTAGCATCAAGAGTCAATTCAGATTATTATATACGTCGATTTATTTTGCCATAGGTGCTTTAACATCGTTACTGGTATTATATCTTGAAACCATTGGATTTTCTGGAACACAGACTGGAATGATCATGGCCGCCGGATCTTTAGTACTTATTTTTTCTCAACCCTTTTGGGGAGTTGTATGCGATAAGACTCAAAAGACATTGATAGTACTAAGGCTAACCTTGATTATGGCTGGCTTACTAGCCGTCGTATTAGCCTATATTTATCAGTTCTACCTTTTTTTGATTATCTATTGTTTAATGCATTTTTTTCAGGGAGCCAATGCTCCTATCTCAGACACCTTAGCGATAAATGCATCTAATAAAGAAGGTTCAAATTTTGGTGCTTTACGGCAATATGGTGCCATCGGGTTTGCGATTGCTGTTTTTATTGTTAGTAATGTGAGTGAATATTTAGGGCTAAACGTTATTTTCTTTTTTTATTTTTTTGCCTATTTTATTCCAGCCATTTTTTTTCGTGCAAAAATTGAAGTAACTGATAGAAAATTTCAAATGAATTTATTAACCGGTCTAAAAGCTTTAGTCAAAATTCCTGAGTTTAAGTATATTCTTACAGCTACTTTTTTTATTTTTGGTCCTATTGTTGCTAATAATAATTATTTTAGTTTATTGTTTCGACATAGCGGAGGTTCATTAGCCGGTGTAGGGATCGCTTTTTTGCTTTTTGCAGGAAGTGAAGCTCCTTTTATGAAGCTTTCAAATCAGTTTGTAAAAAAAATAGGTATCGAAAACACGCTAATAGCAGCGTCTTTTATTTCCATGATTCGTTGGTTTTGGTACGCTAGTGGTCCATCGCCAGAATTTATGCTAGGTTTATTTTTACTCCAGGGACTTTCGGTCGGAGTGTACATTGTGACGGCTGCTCAGTTTGTGACGAATCATTCGATACCCGAGCTTAGAGTGACCGCGATGACCATTTATTCATCAGCAGGAATAGGTCTTGGCGGGATATTTTGTCAAATGATGGGTGGCGTGTTATTAGATCAATATAATGTGCTGACAATCTACAAATTCTTTGGGATTTCCAGCATTATTGGGTTGTTTTGCCTGTATGGTATTAAAAATAAGAAGAAGGCGTGTCATCCTAATTTAAATAAATGTTAG
- a CDS encoding ferritin-like domain-containing protein — MNTEKSIIEFAMTMELQGQKFYESFVDQAENETAKLLFKSLAQTEKEHYEILKAQYDSLNEKGEWLDLSHKLEQNPDQSLFTKRKETENLSADKLHSHADLSILRMAYLIENDFAEYYQKAADQTTDPIGKKMLLKLCEWENEHRRLFHEEYQEAMQNNWFDQGFSPF; from the coding sequence ATGAATACAGAAAAAAGTATTATTGAGTTTGCTATGACGATGGAACTTCAGGGACAAAAGTTTTATGAAAGCTTTGTGGATCAGGCAGAAAATGAAACAGCAAAGCTCTTATTCAAATCACTAGCTCAAACAGAGAAAGAACACTATGAAATTCTCAAAGCACAGTATGACTCGCTAAATGAAAAAGGCGAATGGTTAGACCTTAGTCATAAGTTAGAACAAAATCCTGATCAGTCACTATTCACCAAAAGAAAAGAAACAGAGAATTTAAGTGCTGATAAGCTTCATAGCCATGCAGATTTATCCATTTTAAGAATGGCATATTTAATTGAAAACGATTTTGCTGAATACTATCAAAAGGCAGCGGATCAAACTACGGATCCAATCGGTAAAAAAATGTTATTAAAATTATGTGAGTGGGAAAATGAACATCGTCGACTCTTTCATGAAGAATACCAAGAAGCTATGCAAAACAACTGGTTTGATCAAGGATTTTCTCCTTTTTAA
- a CDS encoding polysaccharide deacetylase family protein, whose translation MQDEKTVYLTFDDGPSHNTARILNILQQHNVPATFFVNGYDTDFSHQMYQRIVNEGHQLGNHTYSHDYEKIYQSPEAFIEDVEKLQDFLETSTGVRPEVFRFPAGSNNQIYRRVQQDNPYLMIEIKQLLREKELPYFDWNASSTDAAAVTLDTDIIIKNTLKHVAGHQNAIILFHDSAAKSTTVEALPTIIRRLESLGYHFDVLTPDSFYVHFNYLLF comes from the coding sequence ATACAAGATGAAAAAACAGTATACCTCACTTTTGACGATGGACCTAGCCATAACACAGCTAGAATCCTTAACATTCTTCAGCAACACAACGTACCTGCCACTTTTTTTGTTAATGGATATGATACTGATTTTTCTCATCAAATGTATCAACGAATTGTCAATGAAGGGCACCAATTGGGAAATCACACTTACAGCCATGATTATGAAAAAATATACCAATCTCCCGAAGCTTTTATAGAAGATGTCGAAAAACTTCAAGACTTTCTTGAAACATCTACCGGTGTCCGACCTGAAGTTTTTCGTTTTCCAGCAGGCTCAAATAATCAAATCTATCGCCGGGTTCAGCAGGATAATCCCTATCTAATGATCGAAATAAAACAACTCTTGAGAGAAAAAGAGCTCCCCTATTTTGATTGGAACGCCAGCTCTACAGACGCAGCTGCTGTTACTTTAGATACAGACATTATTATAAAGAACACTTTAAAACATGTTGCTGGTCATCAGAATGCCATTATTTTATTCCACGACTCTGCTGCAAAATCAACTACGGTTGAAGCTCTACCCACTATTATACGAAGACTTGAGAGCCTTGGCTATCATTTTGATGTTCTTACTCCTGACTCTTTTTATGTTCACTTTAATTATCTTTTATTCTAA
- a CDS encoding GerMN domain-containing protein encodes MKHYKKYFSIMMLIVMIAAVMMACNSGDETSEDMVDTEETEQKVESFFPFLPDTKLFYEGEGSEYADTVVYFDYIDNHQAQRRRQTAGTTIGEVIDREEGIVSIRYSEEEFYSFFPLFEEEPNREEILLKEPLEVGNEWVLEDGRKRRINDVSAQIKTKYGEFEAIEVVTESDEAVQLDYYAQDIGLIKSVFKVNGDEEGIVTQLAAIEENIPWEVNVRIYYPEWEDEGSLYENHSIEFRTNESIEEKLTAYLQKEPPVETAAAALQESMVINRLERNKDEQQVKVDFNAAITEIGMGSDFESQMLQSITNTLVYYFNVESVVISVEDGPYETGHFYLGPEDFLIPDNENAEKI; translated from the coding sequence ATGAAGCATTACAAAAAATATTTCAGTATCATGATGCTCATTGTGATGATAGCTGCGGTTATGATGGCATGTAATTCAGGAGATGAAACATCGGAAGATATGGTTGATACAGAAGAAACCGAACAAAAGGTGGAATCATTTTTTCCTTTTCTGCCAGATACAAAACTTTTCTATGAAGGAGAAGGTAGTGAATATGCCGATACAGTTGTTTATTTTGATTATATAGATAATCATCAAGCTCAAAGAAGAAGACAAACTGCCGGCACTACCATAGGAGAAGTTATTGATCGTGAAGAAGGCATTGTTTCTATTCGTTATTCGGAAGAAGAATTTTATTCGTTTTTTCCTTTATTTGAAGAAGAACCTAATCGAGAAGAAATTCTTTTAAAAGAGCCACTAGAAGTTGGAAATGAATGGGTGCTGGAAGATGGAAGAAAACGAAGAATTAATGATGTTTCGGCTCAGATAAAGACTAAGTATGGCGAGTTTGAGGCTATTGAAGTAGTTACTGAATCTGATGAAGCGGTTCAGCTAGATTACTATGCACAGGATATTGGGCTTATAAAAAGTGTTTTCAAGGTAAATGGTGATGAAGAGGGTATCGTTACTCAGTTGGCAGCTATTGAAGAAAACATCCCTTGGGAAGTAAATGTGAGAATATACTATCCTGAATGGGAGGATGAAGGAAGTCTTTATGAAAACCATTCAATTGAATTTAGAACAAATGAATCAATCGAAGAGAAGCTAACCGCGTATCTGCAAAAAGAACCACCTGTGGAGACAGCAGCTGCAGCATTACAAGAGTCGATGGTGATTAATAGACTTGAAAGGAATAAAGATGAGCAACAGGTGAAAGTCGATTTTAATGCAGCTATTACAGAAATTGGCATGGGCAGTGACTTTGAAAGTCAAATGTTACAATCGATTACAAACACACTAGTTTACTATTTTAATGTTGAAAGTGTTGTGATTAGCGTTGAGGATGGACCTTACGAAACAGGTCACTTTTATCTTGGACCGGAAGACTTCTTAATTCCTGATAATGAAAATGCGGAAAAAATATAA